Sequence from the Nitrincola iocasae genome:
CACAGACACTGAAGTGACCCTGGAAGCCAATCCCGGCACCTTTGAGCAGCAGCGCTTCGAGGGCTTTCGTCAGGCGGGCATCAACCGCCTGTCACTTGGCATCCAGAGCTTCAATGACACCCACCTGCAGGCGCTGGGGCGTATTCACAACGCTGACAATGCCCTCACTGCCGCCCGCAGTGCTCGCCGTATTTTTGACAAGCTGAATCTGGATCTAATGCATGGTTTGCCGGGACAACTCACCGTTGAGGCACTGGCAGACCTGCAACAGGCGATAGACCTGTCACCGGATCATCTGTCCTGGTACCAGTTAACCCTGGAGCCAAATACGGAGTTTCATGCCCGACCACCTACCCTGCCGGTAGATGAAGCTTTATGGGATATACAGGAACAGGGGCAGGAATTACTGGATCAGGCGGGATTTCGGCAGTATGAAATATCGGCCTATGCCAAAGACAATCGCGTCAGCCAACATAACCTGAACTACTGGCAGTTCGGTGATTATCTAGGCATAGGTGCTGGGGCTCACGGAAAAACCAGCCGACAGTCATCTGACAACAATGCCTTGCTGTTTGAGCGCCATCATAAACTGCGCCAACCTAAAGCCTATCTAGCCTCATTGCACAAAACCGCAGGACGCGAACACATTCCAACCGACGAGCTGAGCTTTGAGTTTATGCTCAATGCGCTACGCCTGTCTGACGGGGTAGCCAGTGAGCTTTTCAGTGCACGAACAGGCTTACCACTAACCTCAATCACAGCTCAGCTTACCAAAGCACGTGAATGGGGTCTGCTGGAGAACGATACCCGCGTTTTGCGCCCCACCCGACAAGGGCGCTTGTTCCTGAACGACCTGCTGGGTTTATTTCTCTGATCAGCACTTTATAAA
This genomic interval carries:
- the hemW gene encoding radical SAM family heme chaperone HemW; translation: MTPAVLPPLSLYIHIPWCVRKCPYCDFNSHARQDALPEQDYIQALSQDLSAERERLQSLRPLHSIFIGGGTPSLFSAEAIGQILTDVDRQWGIGTDTEVTLEANPGTFEQQRFEGFRQAGINRLSLGIQSFNDTHLQALGRIHNADNALTAARSARRIFDKLNLDLMHGLPGQLTVEALADLQQAIDLSPDHLSWYQLTLEPNTEFHARPPTLPVDEALWDIQEQGQELLDQAGFRQYEISAYAKDNRVSQHNLNYWQFGDYLGIGAGAHGKTSRQSSDNNALLFERHHKLRQPKAYLASLHKTAGREHIPTDELSFEFMLNALRLSDGVASELFSARTGLPLTSITAQLTKAREWGLLENDTRVLRPTRQGRLFLNDLLGLFL